A section of the Polynucleobacter sp. AP-Sving-400A-A2 genome encodes:
- a CDS encoding XdhC family protein yields the protein MNSTDLSVLKAAVDWLKSGHSVAIATVVQTWGSAPRPIGSWLAIRGDGQVTGSVSGGCVEDDLIRRVQTEILTRDLPEMVVYGVSQQEAARFGLPCGGTLRLLVEPKPELAILEAILGSISNHQITSRTVDLATGKSTLEAGNRNEAFICDERLMKTTYGPRWRMVIIGAGQLSLYTADFALALDFEVIVIDPREEYAEGINREQIQFIKGMPDDVLLEIGVDSHTAVVALTHDPKLDDMALMEALKSPAFYVGALGSRINTQKRKDRLLEFDVTQEQVERLHGPVGLFIGALTPPEIAVSILAEVIAVKYGVPIPQKV from the coding sequence ATGAATAGTACCGATTTAAGCGTATTAAAGGCTGCGGTAGATTGGCTCAAATCAGGCCATTCGGTTGCTATTGCCACAGTTGTTCAGACTTGGGGTTCTGCTCCAAGACCTATCGGCTCCTGGTTAGCTATTCGAGGCGACGGGCAAGTCACCGGCTCAGTCTCAGGTGGATGTGTCGAAGATGACCTGATTCGCCGAGTACAAACTGAAATCCTGACTCGAGATTTGCCAGAAATGGTGGTCTATGGCGTTAGTCAACAAGAGGCCGCCCGTTTTGGCCTGCCCTGTGGTGGAACACTACGATTACTCGTCGAGCCAAAACCAGAGCTGGCTATTTTGGAAGCTATCTTAGGGTCCATCAGCAATCACCAAATTACTTCACGTACGGTGGATCTTGCGACTGGCAAGTCTACGCTCGAAGCTGGTAATCGTAATGAGGCATTCATCTGCGATGAGCGCTTAATGAAAACCACTTACGGTCCTCGCTGGCGTATGGTGATCATTGGAGCCGGACAGCTATCACTGTATACCGCTGACTTTGCTCTTGCGTTGGACTTTGAAGTGATCGTCATTGACCCGCGCGAAGAATATGCAGAAGGCATCAATCGTGAACAGATTCAATTTATCAAGGGCATGCCGGACGACGTGCTGCTAGAAATTGGAGTTGACTCCCATACAGCGGTGGTTGCCTTAACGCATGACCCTAAGCTTGATGACATGGCCTTAATGGAAGCATTGAAGTCCCCAGCTTTTTATGTGGGAGCCCTGGGCAGTAGAATCAATACTCAAAAACGTAAAGATCGCTTGCTAGAATTTGATGTGACACAGGAACAAGTTGAACGTCTTCACGGACCCGTGGGTCTATTTATCGGCGCTTTGACTCCACCTGAGATCGCCGTATCAATCTTAGCGGAAGTGATTGCCGTCAAGTACGGCGTCCCAATACCTCAGAAGGTTTAG
- a CDS encoding NTP transferase domain-containing protein: MTSSSPSAQDSQLRIAVLLLAAGEGSRLGIHPKALLHRDGRTLLERFASAIQVFSPVECIVVTGFHAQLIESEIAKMNASLTNPMKIIRNVSPERGQPSSVRLGLESLRADFDVLLVALSDQPEVGAKEIQELLDEYAKRQGGQEIILPTVDGKRGNPVLFSYKAVSDVLAKPGMVCRSYMDAHPNKVRIMPTINQAFVMDVDTPEDIQRHQLNLFPI; this comes from the coding sequence ATGACAAGTTCTAGCCCATCAGCCCAAGATTCACAACTACGTATAGCCGTGCTCTTATTGGCAGCAGGCGAGGGTAGTCGGCTAGGCATTCATCCAAAAGCATTACTTCATCGTGACGGAAGAACCCTTTTAGAGCGTTTTGCAAGTGCAATTCAAGTATTTAGTCCCGTCGAATGCATTGTGGTCACTGGCTTTCATGCCCAGTTGATTGAGTCTGAGATTGCAAAGATGAATGCCTCTTTAACTAACCCGATGAAGATCATTAGAAATGTTTCACCAGAAAGGGGGCAACCATCCTCCGTTCGCTTGGGTCTTGAATCACTGCGAGCTGACTTTGATGTATTACTAGTCGCACTATCCGATCAGCCCGAAGTGGGTGCAAAAGAAATTCAAGAATTGCTTGATGAATACGCTAAGCGACAAGGTGGGCAGGAAATTATTCTGCCAACAGTGGATGGAAAGCGGGGCAATCCTGTATTGTTTTCTTATAAAGCAGTCTCGGATGTATTAGCCAAGCCAGGCATGGTTTGTCGATCTTATATGGATGCCCATCCTAATAAGGTGAGGATTATGCCCACCATCAATCAGGCATTTGTGATGGATGTCGACACGCCGGAAGACATCCAAAGGCACCAATTAAATCTATTTCCTATTTAA